From Kryptolebias marmoratus isolate JLee-2015 linkage group LG15, ASM164957v2, whole genome shotgun sequence, a single genomic window includes:
- the ppfibp2a gene encoding liprin-beta-2 isoform X6, producing the protein MEHQHKLNCTEEMLQQELLHRTSLEKQKLSLMGEVSYLKLKLTDMEGKQGHGVERQHKAETVVNFISELQEQMCQFQKEINSKIQEKKALEFSTDSRFPMVCPSKSNEGQGKHLGLSWEGPSEGTHKLEEDLDRAVGNTHNLTEGSTEHRCHCGGESVLLKELRVLKDKVQNLEDQKQQYEKRLKETKTEISSLQQLLLSKNAEIENLQTQLLARPSLTSESTERDQELQKLRSGMKLLVVANEEKDRRIEELTLLLNQCRQFREVTHTSRQSSSVVRSLSNGWTPSSSSEEEEQGLLKNADSSSAKSDDVKSEVSTNSSSSQQISLLSVQKENDSRPEPQTLSSSMSDITNGHLPKNDLDDSRSQTLPTNSSLLEQNGMGDSSADIQSQKSPDGSENGDCIQRKLEKADDSTSSDNSPVHCEELAQPGQRAVGSPEYMKNNRSFKKLWGKLRRTQSGGFQAADPDVGQFRRGGLRATAGPRLTRTPESDSTRDMNIPFSQWTKEQVCGWLEDYGLGQYVNLARQWIENGQTFLSATPQDFEKEMGMKHPLHRKKLQLALRAFTTKVIEKSSELDHIWVTRWLDDIGLPQYKDQFHEARVDGRMIQYLTVNDLLTLKVTSQLHHLSIKCAIHVLHANKFNPNCLRRRPGDEKQPSPSEVVQWSNHRVMEWLRAVDLAEFAPNLRGSGVHGGLVILEPRFSSETLALLLNIPPQKTLLRRHLATAFAALVGPLAMQEKREYGNATGHVPLTTTAKVKPKKLGFTQFSHLRKRKPDEAADYICPVDSGAVNGVSRLLSPTHRGLSPTMDRHAEK; encoded by the exons ATGGAACATCAGCACAAACTCAACTGCACAGAGGAGATGCTGCAACAG GAGCTCCTGCATAGGACGTCACTGGAGAAACAGAAGCTGAGTCTTATGGGGGAGGTCTCTTacttgaaactaaaactgacagaCATGGAGGGAAAGCAGGGCCATGGGGTGGAGAGGCAGCACAAAGCAGAG ACTGTAGTGAATTTCATTAGtgagctgcaggagcagatGTGTCAGTTTCAGAAGGAGATCAATAGCAAGATCCAGGAGAAAAAGGCCTTGGAGTTCTCGACTGACAGCAGGTTTCCAATGGTGTGCCCCTCTAAATCCAATGAGGGACAGGGCAAACACCTTGGGTTGTCCTGGGAAGGACCCTCAGAGGGGACGCACAAACTAGAGGAGGATCTTGACAGAGCTGTTGGGAACACTCACAACCTGACTGAGGGTAGCACAGAGCACCGGTGCCACTGCGGAGGAGAAAGT gtcTTACTTAAAGAACTCCGGGTTCTTAAGGACAAAGTGCAGAATCTGGAGGATCAAAAGCAACAGTATGAAAAGAGGCTCAAAGAAACCAAg ACAGAGATCAGCAGTCTTCAGCAACTTCTGCTCAGTAAGAATGCAGAGATTGAGAACTTGCAAACTCAGTTACTGGCCAGACCCTCTCTGACCTCAGAGAGCACAGAAAGAG ATCAAGAACTGCAGAAACTTCGAAGTGGAATGAAGTTGCTGGTAGTTGCCAATGAAGAAAAG gaccGTCGTATTGAGGAGCTGACTCTGCTCCTGAATCAGTGTAGGCAGTTCAGAGAGGTTACTCACACTTCAAGGCAAT cttCATCTGTTGTCCGTTCTTTGTCAAATGGCTGGACTCCATCAAGCAGCAGTGAGGAAGAAGAACAAGGATTGTTGAAGAATGCTGACTCTTCCAGTGCAAAATCTGATGATGTGAAGTCTGAA GTTTCAACAAACAGTTCTTCCTCCCAACAAATATCTCTTCTGTCAgtccaaaaagaaaatgattccAG ACCAGAGCCTCAGACATTATCAAGTAGCATGAGTGACATAACAAATGGACATTTACCAAAG aATGACCTGGATGACAGTAGGAGTCAAACATTGCCCACAAATTCCTCTTTGTTGGAACAAAATGGGATGGGAGACAGTAGCGCTGATATCCAGAGTCAAAAATCTCCAGATGGGAGTGAAAATGGAGACTGCATCCAAA GAAAGTTGGAGAAAGCTGATGACAGCACATCCAGCGACAATTCCCCTGTTCATTGTGAGGAGCTTGCACAGCCGGGCCAGCGAGCTGTGGGTTCTCCAGAATACATGAAGAATAACAGAAGCTTCAAGAAACTCTGGGGGAA GCTTCGAAGAACCCAATCCGGAGGTTTCCAAGCTGCAGATCCAGATGTTGGACAGTTTAGAAGAGGGGGCTTGCGTGCAACAGCAGGACCCAGACTTACCAGAACCCCTGAGTCTGACTCTACACG TGATATGAATATTCCATTCAGCCAGTGGACCAAAGAGCAGGTGTGTGGCTGGCTGGAGGACTATGGACTTGGCCAGTATGTCAACCTTGCCAGACAGTGGATTGAAAATGGGCAAACATTTCTATCTGCCACACCTCAGGATTTTGAGAAG GAAATGGGCATGAAGCATCCACTGCACAGGAAAAAGCTGCAACTCGCTCTGAGGGCATTCACCACTAAAGTTATAGAGAAGTCTTCAGAGCTGGACCACATCTGGGTCACAC GCTGGCTGGATGACATTGGATTGCCTCAGTATAAAGACCAATTCCATGAAGCTCGTGTAGATGGTCGAATGATACAATATCTCACTGTG AATGATCTGTTGACTCTAAAGGTCACCAGCCAGCTCCACCATCTCAGTATTAAATGTGCCATTCATGTCCTTCATGCCAATAAATTCAACCCAAACTGTCTTCGACGCAGGCCGGGTGACGAG aaacAGCCCTCTCCCTCCGAAGTAGTCCAGTGGTCGAACCATCGTGTAATGGAGTGGCTGAGAGCAGTTGATCTAGCAGAGTTTGCGCCTAATCTAAGAGGAAGTGGTGTTCATGGTGGCCTGGTT ATCCTGGAGCCTCGCTTTAGCTCCGAGACTTTGGCTTTGCTCTTGAACATTCCTCCACAGAAGACTTTGCTCCGCCGTCATCTTGCCACTGCCTTCGCTGCTCTGGTTGGACCTCTAGCCATGCAGGAGAAACGAGAGTATGGCAACGCCACAGGCCATGTGCCCCTCACTACCACAGCTAAAGTTAAA cCAAAGAAGTTGGGCTTCACTCAGTTCAGTCACCTGAGGAAGAGGAAACCTGACGAAGCTGCAGACTACATCTGCCCAGTAGACAGTGGAGCAGTGAATGGAGTCTCTCGTCTGCTCTCTCCAACACACAGAGGCCTTAGTCCTACTATGGACAGACATGCTGAGAAGTGA